A single Bufo bufo chromosome 6, aBufBuf1.1, whole genome shotgun sequence DNA region contains:
- the LOC121004761 gene encoding bladder cancer-associated protein codes for MYCLQWLLPVLLIPKPLNPALWFNHSMFMGFYLLSFLLERKPCTICALVFLGALILICYSCWGNCFLYHCSGSQLPELAHDPSVVGT; via the coding sequence ATGTACTGCCTACAATGGCTGCTCCCGGTTCTCCTCATCCCCAAGCCTCTAAATCCAGCCCTTTGGTTCAACCACTCGATGTTCATGGGCTTCTACCTCCTGAGCTTCTTGCTGGAGAGGAAGCCGTGCACCATCTGCGCCTTGGTCTTCCTGGGAGCCCTCATCCTTATCTGCTACAGTTGTTGGGGCAATTGCTTCTTGTATCATTGCAGCGGCAGCCAGCTGCCAGAATTGGCCCATGACCCCTCGGTGGTGGGCACCTAA